A genomic stretch from Clavelina lepadiformis chromosome 5, kaClaLepa1.1, whole genome shotgun sequence includes:
- the LOC143460353 gene encoding uncharacterized protein LOC143460353, whose translation MLCKYFHEDPNELLLKEDEDVPLNPCIVAHGPDVLTSKRFYIFVDKKCAFDYINSALEAVTLPSACYYVFNVRYPEEVSATLELLQRNFANIDPLHGSKTKHPGKKARKKGINGKLLSFYNAINNFEVLV comes from the exons ATGCTCTGTAAGTACTTCCATGAAGATCCAAATGAACTTTTGTTAAAG gAAGATGAAGATGTGCCGTTGAACCCTTGCATTGTGGCACATG GGCCAGATGTGTTAACCTCAAAaaggttttacatttttgtggACAAGAAGTGTGCTTTTGACTACATCAATTCTGCCCTTGAAGCTGTCACCTTACCATCTGCATGCTACTACGTGTTTAATGTAAGGTATCCTGAAGAAGTAAGCGCGACTCTGGAATTACTGCAAAG aaATTTTGCTAATATTGACCCACTACATGGGAGCAAAACTAAGCATCCTGGCAAAAAAGCACGGAAAAAAGGAATTAATGGCAAACTGCTATCTTTCTACAACGCAATAAATAACTTCGAAGTACTTGTGTAA